In Sciurus carolinensis chromosome 4, mSciCar1.2, whole genome shotgun sequence, the sequence TTTAATAATCGGATCAtagtaatagaaaaataagactgataaaagagaaaaaattgggAAGTGggggctattaaaaaaaaaagagatactgaaatttaaaaagacagcaATCGAGAGGAATAGAAAAAAGAGGAGTAGACACAGAAGTCTATGTGCCACTGGAATacatgaacaaaagaaaatacgTTACCACTGCTCTTTGTCTTTTGAAGCTTAATAAATTAGTCTGAACTTTAcaaattagaattattttgttaTGGAATTCAAAATTATGTACATGTGAATATTACTTAAATATTGATTCAGAATTTAGAAACTGTTTCCTATTAGTTTAGAATTCCCTCTGGcattaaaaatgatttgattACCTTATATTTTGTCTGTGAAAAACCTACAGTACACCACTGCAGCTGTAATATTAACAATCTCTATGGATTCAGGGTCAGATCCGAAAGGAAGCCAGGATTCTACACCTCCAGTATGAAGTCTCCACTCCCACTCCCCTTCCTCAAGCTAGCAGCTCTACCATCACATTCTGTGTCACTCCAAACCTTTTGTTGTTTATCTTACTATGTAAATACAATGTTCTCTATCAATCCAATGCTGTGtattttaatcattaaataattattaagatGCACTGAATACATTTGCTCTCCATTTCGTAGGATTTATCCAATCATGTAACACCTGTGAATTCAGAACTCATGCCTAGGTATCACTAATACCTAGCACAGTACTTAGCACATGGAAGTCCCTTGATGAACACTGACTGAGTTAATGAACAAAGACTATCATTCACAATATCCCTTTCTTACTGAATTCTGAACAGAGATTATCAATATTATGAAAACAGTCAAGTTTGACTAGTTCAGCTATAAGCAAGCAAAGATTTATCAGAgttctaatattttattctgttctggTAAGTGTAGATGTTAAgttcagacatttttaaattctaagtgGTTTAAAGGACTTACTGAGAATTGACTaactcaaaagttttaaaaatgaaaaatcaaatgataaatttatattatacaaataaGTGCCAGTTTTGCATAGTAATATAGTAACAAATCAACACTCTTGAAAGTTCAAAGACAAGGAAAGCTGGTATTGGTTTCCATCTGAAGCCAGATCCTACTTTTACAAAGACAACAATATTCTCAGATCAGAACCAAATAAATTTCAGAACCAGtttgagagaaaaggaaaaaaaactttagttaaaatctttacaataaaataattatgattataaatCTCTTTCAATATGTACACATTACatggaatcttaaaaaaagaatgtaaatgaataaagtttttCAGGCAAATCTAATGCACAAATACACCATCTTATAGAGTATAATGTATGTCAGTTTAACATATTTTCAACAGTTGAGTCAGACAATGGCTGTGCTTTGTGCAAACCATGAtaagcaaaattaagaaaaatcttaattACTTAGTTCTCCaagaaaattactaaaaaataaaatagtgaaagaaaaagaggttGTATACTCAAGCTTGATTGTATACAGAGGCTAGAAGGGCCAGCACTGATGAAACCCCCATATTTGCTAAATAAGTCCTTGGGTAGCTTTTAGTCTGAAGTAGAAAGTTGAAGTCCTAGTAATTGTGCTTTTATGCAGCCACATGGCCAATAAGGTAGATGTTGTCATAAAGGTGCCCTACAAAATCTTCACTAATATTTTGAGCAGCACGACGGGTATTTCTAATAAATTCTCTTTTTGACATCTTATTCTTCACATGAGGGCTAGTGAGGTCAATGGAAAGTAGAATCAAAGAGTAGCACAGTACATAGACAGCATCtgtaaggaaaaagaaacatttggaattatttgatagtttaaaaaatatcccAAAGGTTTTACATAAGGACAAATGTTCATAATTTCAAAGGCTCAAGATGAAAACCCAACTAAACAGGATGACCAGCTCATCCCAGTTTGCCtagtttttccctttttccagTTCAGCACTAAAAGTCCTGGGAAACTCCTCAGGACTGGACAAACTGGGACCGTTGTCCTCCATTCTGAATGCAAATTCAGTAAgcatttcctcccttcctccctgccccgcAACccgactgaacccagggcctcatacatgctaggcaagtgctgtagtACTGAGCTACAATTCTGGCCCTCATTGAGTATTTTCTTCAATTCAGAAGAATTTTAGAATAGCTTATGAGTTAATAGTTAAAACACTCATTCTAGATATAAGAATTTCagaattaactttattttcatttttgctttcaaatgtgatatttatatCCAACTACCCATTAAAATTTACACCATTAGCATATTCTCCTGTCCTTTAAAAAAGGAACATATTTATTTACAGAGTGCTTTACAAAAACCTAGTTTAATATGAAAGCATTTTAATGACAAGAGAATGCATTACTtgccactaaaaataaaatgttaacaatttataaaattgttaaattaatattctcatttgGAGAGATGTAGTTCAAAAGTCTATGAAATTTACCtattaatttcaaaagtaaatgtttagggaaaaaaatcccatacCAGAGCACTAtgcaacaaaataattttctttcttatataaaCTCAGATCAATACTTGATGTTTAATATTACAATAGTAACAAATGATAGTTGGTCTACTGTGGTGTTTATTTCAGAATCCTACAGTCAACTGAAACATTATGTCTTATAAAGCATGTTCAGCAAATTTCATGTAAGTAAATGTTCCATAATCTCTGCTTAATaagataatcaaaataatttttgatatgaAAAGACAAAGCTATATTGAATGAAAAGATCATAGGAGACTAAGGTTGTATCACATGCGCATGTACTCACAAAACACAATGAACACTAattgtattaaaaacaaattttagtagAAAAATGTTACCTATGTAGTGTGtggatttttaaaagctttaaaataatttctcaagtTTTTAATTACACTAGTAAAACTTCCAACActcaaataagaataattttaaagaatatatgtaGCTACATCTAACTTTCTTCCTAAATCAATAAATTTACTATATATAAATGATAGCTATGACCAACTATAGTCTTTCTGTCTTCACATAAATGATATATGCCATACATGTAGTCACTGCTAAAACAGTAAAACAAGCATTTTTAATTAATGGAGGCATTTTTCCCCACAGCAAGAAAAATGTCTCATATTAGACTGTTTTTACCTGGAagtgaggggagaagggaggaaataatgtactatatatatTCTTACCAGGACTAAGGCCAAGTTCTCGCATTAAATCAGGATTACAAGCACAGAACCTATGTGAGAACTTTGTAATAAGAGTTTCAAGATATTCTCCACGCTCTTCAGGGGCATGGATATGACGAAAAAATTCTCTCAGTGCATTTGGCAAGAACTGATTTCTAAAATTATGCAATGTTACAAGGTCATCCAAGACATCTCtcctatagaaacaaaaagaggTACAGCTTTagttaactttattaaaaaacgatagtaataaaaatagtaattttttggATAAAAATAATGGATTATTACTCAATCAGTTAATACTACAAAAGTGtatattcttctttctccttctcttcttcttttttaatgaatccagaggcacttaaccactgacccatccccagatcttttttatttttttattttgagacagggtctcactaacttgcttagaacctcactaaattgctgaggctggctttgaacttgcaatcctacttcCTTAGCTGTCTGAGCAGTAGGGATGGattaccaccatacctggctcaaaagtatatattattcttaaacttaaaaaaattaagtatgatTATCTAAGAAGTTAAACAATTTTGAACTCTTTCATGACTAGgttacaacaaaacaaaagaaagtacccggagtaataaagaaaattttgcaaaattaaaacagGGTTGTTTCTTTTGAAGTGTCTTCTTGgctgagtctttattttttaaattatgaaagtaACGACAATTTTCACCTACCATACCAAGCTACACCTTCAGAGGTAAAAACTACgtagagttttaaaaatgccTACATATTCTATATATTGCTTAgaatttacttttgcttttttcacATGATATATTGTTAACAGCTTTCTCTAACTTCACACATAGATTCACCTCACTGTTTTTCATGGTGTCACAGCAACCATTACAATCCTACTGATGTATCCACCTTCAATCCTACTGTGTATATCCTATTCATATCACATTCAggttatttataattatataaatatttgaatatgtatattatatatatttaatcaacAGCATTCTAATATCTAGTCTCACTTTATTATAATATTCTGCAATTCTTACTAAACTCAACAACGATTGTGATCATAACCTTCAACTTGTACCAACTGCTTATGGCAGGAGAAGGCAAACTATAGACCCTGAGCAAAATCTGGCccactgcctgtttttgtaaataccTATATTAGAACACAATCACAGTACTTTGTTTACAGATTGTGTATGTCTGTTTTCACAACACAATTGCAGAGTTACAAGTATCTGTGACAGAGATTATAAGATTagcaaaacatgaaatatttatggaaagaTTTGTTTCTTTACTGAAAACTGCCAATTCCAAGAGCCTAGCATTTAAAGACAAGAAGAGTCAATgagaatatttttacatatgagaCTTCTTGTAGTGACTATGCACCCTACTCTTTAGCAAAGTTTTCAGAACAAAGTGAAGATTTACAAATTGGTATTGAAAAATCCTGAGAAATAAAAAGGTTGAAAATTATAAGGAAAGGCAAGCATTTTTGTGCCATTTATTAGTTTAGTATCagatctataatttttaaaatgatagtttGTGTGGCATCAAAAtgtcccttatttatttatttattttttaaatttttttgtattagggactgaacccaggggcacttagctactgagccacatccccagccctttttattttttattttgagacagggtctcactaggttgcttatagccttgctaaattgctgaagttggctttaaacctgcaatccttctgcctcagcctccagagccactgggattacaggtgtgtgccaccatgccgggctccaatttttttaatgtccatCATTAACTAGAATAATGGAGTATAAGTAAGTGACTATTAAATCAGAATAGCATAGTAGTCATTATCTCAATGTGTGTAAAACCACTACTAAATgtcatattttcagaattttcaaaCAGGCACATGGTATTTCTGTGTAGTAttgctatacatatatatattcttatatttctaggttttgataatttgttttcataatagatttttatatgaacattttaagaatTCAGAACTTTCGTTTACTTATTAAACACTTAAGATTATAGCTAGTTATTAGGAAAAAGGGCAGCAACTTCCacagaaatatttgattttgGTTTGTTATTAGAAAAATGTTGGGCGATCACTTTGTGTACATggacttattttacttttataatggCAACTTCTTCATTACCAAGTTAAAACTCACAAAACAAAGGATTATAAGATATAGTCATCTTGTCCCATCATTACTCAATTTGCAACTAGTTGACTGTTATGTagtgtaatttttaaagtaaaaattaatcaaaagtatCACAACTCATTTCTGATgaaaactaaaactttttttttttttttttttacctttcatCAAGATATATTCTCAGCTTTTTCCAGTTCAGTGTTCTTGTACAGAAGATAAACTTTGCTATTTCCTTTGGTGAATCATCTAGGATACCCTTGGACATAAAGTAGTTCACTCCCTAAGGCAGAAAGACAAgtctacataaataaaatcaccctttatttataaattttaacaatTAGGCAATAACAGAACCATagcttcaatttttttcccaGCATTACTAGACTTTCTATAGCTTTATCATGCAATATACAAGCTAGAACCTGAACTGAAACTATTATTTGTGACTGATAGTTTACATGCAACGAAAAGTAGGAAATTCAAAGTTAAGATTCCTAAAGAAATACTAATTTAATTTTCTGGCTCATGTCAGGTAAAACTAACAATACAGAAATACGGCCTAATCTGGGACAGCATGTGAAAGAAACCACTATATAGACTATAAAATAAGACTTGAAACTAATACTTCCCCTGCCTAATAGAAAACATGATTTCTTAAAACTCAGGCCATTTTCAAGGAAAACAGTTtcttgagaaaaaataatattctcaaaattaaggattaacaatttttattctggaaagaaaaataattaaatattgaaCTTTAAGTAAAGCAGGCCATGTTTCAGTCTGGTTCATGGGTTTTACTACTTTGGTTTTAAGTATCATTACATTTTACAAGAATTTAGCTACAGTGCACATTGAGGCAAAAACAATGTCAAAGTTTTCACAGGATTTAtctttgaatttccttttctctgcatgCAAAGTTTTCCAGAGAAGCATTACCCATAATTTGCATCTACTTCAGATTTaaaccaccaacaacaaaacatcaacaaaaaatacaaaaaatcaaaTGCTGAAATCACTGTTTTCTCACATATATGGAGGTCACATTCAAATAAATGTCTTAGGTGGATTTGAATGTGCAGTATTGAAATAAAATGCAGGTGTGTTTATTTCAACTTGTAGTTATCCAGAGCCATGCATTTCTATGAATGCTTATGTCTGGATACTAGCACTATGTGTGCAGTTAATTGGTAGAGAAGATGATGTATTACATACACAAAACATACTGTTTTCACACATAAATTCCTTcagcatttttacattttacaaacaTACAGTATGCAGAAATACTGCATGCATTAGAATTTAAAAGGTTGgaataatttctataaaatactcAAAGACAAAAGCtttctcataaaatttttatattgacatattttaaaagcaatttggTACCATGAGGTAATGCTTTTGAAAGGTTATAATTATCTGTAAACTGTAATTCTAAGATAAGActttttatataaaactaaattttatgaTCCTTCAGA encodes:
- the Fbxo8 gene encoding F-box only protein 8; the encoded protein is MGQGLWRVARNQQLQQESYSEQGYLTREQNRRMAASNISNTSHRKQVQGGIDIYHLLKARKSKEQEGFINLEMLPPELSFTILSYLNATDLCLASCVWQDLANDELLWQGLCKSTWGHCSIYNKNPPLGFSFRKLYMQLDEGSLTFNANPDEGVNYFMSKGILDDSPKEIAKFIFCTRTLNWKKLRIYLDERRDVLDDLVTLHNFRNQFLPNALREFFRHIHAPEERGEYLETLITKFSHRFCACNPDLMRELGLSPDAVYVLCYSLILLSIDLTSPHVKNKMSKREFIRNTRRAAQNISEDFVGHLYDNIYLIGHVAA